In Gemmatimonas sp., a single genomic region encodes these proteins:
- a CDS encoding tetratricopeptide repeat protein has protein sequence MRPLALLCALLVPGVLGAQSILRVDTLLAANQLAPAVALADQALAATPRDYEVLWRVSRVRLLQGDAQPEKSKAQDRLYREALALAERAIKANSAAPDGYLRRAAANGKVALFAGVLDAADYVIQTKEDTEKVIAMRGVPPLTLASAHYILGRAHLKLSETPRPLRMPLGLGFGNAADALTHVRRATELRAGFVMFQLEYARALVANERVADARAVLQQLPSLAEQEPGDELRKREGAELLRTLR, from the coding sequence ATGCGACCTCTCGCCCTGCTTTGCGCTCTGCTCGTCCCCGGTGTACTGGGGGCCCAGTCCATTCTCCGCGTGGACACGCTCCTGGCGGCCAATCAACTGGCGCCCGCGGTGGCCCTGGCCGATCAGGCGCTGGCCGCCACGCCGCGCGACTACGAGGTGCTCTGGCGCGTTTCGCGCGTGCGGCTGCTGCAGGGGGACGCGCAGCCCGAGAAGAGCAAGGCACAGGACCGGCTGTATCGCGAGGCGCTGGCGCTGGCCGAGCGCGCCATCAAGGCCAACAGCGCGGCGCCCGACGGGTACCTGCGGCGCGCCGCCGCGAACGGCAAGGTGGCGCTCTTTGCCGGCGTGCTCGACGCTGCCGACTATGTCATCCAGACCAAGGAAGACACCGAAAAGGTCATCGCCATGCGCGGCGTACCGCCGCTGACGCTGGCGTCGGCGCATTACATCCTGGGGCGAGCCCACCTCAAGCTGTCGGAAACGCCGCGGCCGCTACGCATGCCGCTGGGGCTGGGCTTCGGCAACGCGGCCGATGCGCTCACGCATGTACGCCGGGCCACCGAGCTGCGCGCCGGGTTCGTGATGTTCCAGCTGGAATACGCGCGTGCCCTGGTGGCCAACGAGCGCGTGGCCGATGCGCGCGCCGTGCTGCAGCAGCTGCCGTCGTTGGCCGAGCAGGAACCTGGCGACGAGCTGCGCAAGCGCGAAGGGGCCGAGTTGCTGCGCACGCTGCGGTAA
- a CDS encoding nitroreductase family protein, with protein MTTPSASPFVTLRHQRLAPTESARRGVEFAAHADTRRTTRHFSPEPVPRAWIEHAIRAGGTAPSGAHQQPWTFVAVSDPELKQRLREAAEEEERRFYADRITPEWRAALEPLGTDAVKTHLTDAPWVVVLFRHSHGVNADGSKRTFYYTQESCGIAAGLFITAVHTMGLVTLTHTPSPMGFLGELLGRPANEKAFLVLPVGYPAADAQVPAISRKPLAEIAVFR; from the coding sequence ATGACGACGCCCTCTGCTTCCCCATTCGTGACGCTCCGGCATCAGCGCCTCGCTCCCACCGAGTCGGCCCGCCGCGGCGTCGAGTTCGCTGCGCACGCCGACACGCGGCGCACCACGCGGCATTTCTCACCTGAGCCAGTTCCGCGTGCGTGGATCGAGCACGCCATTCGCGCCGGCGGGACGGCCCCCAGCGGGGCGCACCAGCAGCCGTGGACCTTCGTGGCGGTGAGCGACCCGGAACTCAAGCAGCGCCTGCGCGAGGCCGCCGAGGAGGAGGAACGCCGCTTCTACGCCGATCGCATCACCCCCGAGTGGCGGGCGGCGCTGGAGCCGCTGGGCACCGACGCGGTGAAGACGCACCTCACCGACGCGCCGTGGGTGGTGGTGCTCTTCCGGCACTCGCACGGCGTGAACGCCGACGGCAGCAAGCGCACGTTCTACTACACGCAGGAAAGCTGCGGCATTGCGGCCGGGCTGTTCATCACGGCGGTGCATACCATGGGGCTGGTCACGCTCACGCACACCCCGAGCCCCATGGGCTTCCTCGGGGAACTGCTCGGGCGGCCGGCCAACGAGAAGGCCTTCCTCGTCTTGCCGGTGGGGTATCCGGCGGCCGACGCGCAGGTGCCCGCGATTTCGCGCAAACCGCTGGCTGAAATTGCGGTCTTTCGCTGA
- a CDS encoding TetR/AcrR family transcriptional regulator, producing the protein MSDERPRDRLRADTAERILRAAFERLREHPQAPFSHEIVAEQAGVSARTVYRHFPTQADLVRGVWQQLRDRTGTTWPRTLEAIVPELRALFAQFERNGALTRAMLAAAPRANYARAGSAEGRAAFREALAPLLAGRPPAAQRQLVAQCLAIYSAPFWQLLRERGPLCAGAAADAAVAAMQAVLDAARASVPSPTPPPR; encoded by the coding sequence ATGAGCGACGAACGCCCCCGCGACCGTCTGCGCGCCGATACGGCCGAGCGCATACTGCGCGCCGCGTTCGAGCGGCTCCGGGAGCACCCGCAGGCGCCGTTCTCGCACGAAATCGTCGCCGAGCAGGCGGGCGTGTCGGCCCGGACCGTGTACCGGCACTTCCCCACGCAGGCCGATCTCGTGCGCGGCGTGTGGCAGCAGCTGCGCGATCGGACTGGCACCACCTGGCCCCGCACGCTGGAGGCCATCGTGCCCGAGTTGCGCGCCCTCTTCGCCCAGTTCGAACGCAACGGGGCGCTCACCAGGGCCATGCTCGCGGCCGCGCCACGGGCCAACTACGCCAGGGCCGGCTCGGCCGAAGGGCGCGCGGCGTTTCGCGAGGCGCTGGCGCCGCTGCTCGCCGGACGCCCGCCGGCGGCGCAGCGGCAGCTCGTGGCCCAGTGCCTCGCCATTTACAGCGCTCCCTTCTGGCAGCTGCTGCGTGAGCGCGGGCCGCTGTGTGCCGGCGCGGCCGCCGACGCCGCGGTGGCGGCCATGCAGGCAGTGCTCGACGCGGCACGCGCATCCGTGCCGTCGCCAACCCCTCCCCCACGCTGA
- a CDS encoding aminoacetone oxidase family FAD-binding enzyme has product MQRVVVIGAGAAGTMAAIFAARGGAETVLLERTRDGGRKILISGGGRCNVLPSRVDESRFVTDSSPNTLRKIVRSWPLAEQIRFFEDEVGLVLEEEVESAKLFPASHKARDVRDGLLALARRHGVAARFGCRVISIAPHAGRWRIGVEDVDTLAADTLDADAVIVATGGLSVPNTGSDGAGLRMLEALGHTLHPTYAALTPVTAPENAFSALSGVSLRVSLTAASPARRATHTGGFLFTHAGYSGPSVLNVSHVVVRARAEAGRGESPAADVRVQWTAHDDAAWQTLLQPHGARQLSTVIRQELPDRLADVLMAQAAVEPTRKLAELTRDERRRMIDVLVRGALPWHGDEGYKKAEVTGGGVALSEIHPVTMESRRHPGLYLCGEVLDAFGPIGGYNFLWAWATGRAAGMAAAN; this is encoded by the coding sequence ATGCAACGAGTGGTGGTGATCGGCGCCGGGGCCGCCGGCACGATGGCGGCGATCTTCGCCGCCCGTGGTGGGGCGGAGACGGTGCTGCTGGAACGCACCCGGGACGGGGGGCGCAAGATCCTCATCAGCGGCGGTGGACGCTGCAACGTGCTGCCGTCTCGCGTGGACGAGTCGCGCTTCGTGACCGACTCCTCACCCAATACGCTGCGCAAGATCGTGCGCAGCTGGCCGCTGGCCGAGCAGATCCGGTTCTTCGAGGACGAGGTGGGCCTCGTGCTCGAAGAGGAGGTGGAATCGGCCAAGCTCTTCCCTGCCTCGCACAAGGCGCGCGATGTGCGCGACGGCTTGCTGGCACTCGCGCGGCGGCACGGCGTGGCCGCGCGCTTCGGCTGCCGCGTCATCAGCATCGCCCCGCATGCCGGCCGCTGGCGCATTGGCGTGGAGGATGTGGACACGCTCGCCGCGGACACGCTCGATGCCGACGCCGTGATCGTGGCCACCGGTGGCCTGTCGGTCCCCAACACCGGCAGCGACGGCGCCGGGTTGCGCATGCTCGAGGCGCTGGGGCACACCCTGCACCCCACGTATGCGGCGCTCACGCCGGTGACGGCACCGGAGAATGCCTTCAGCGCGCTGTCGGGGGTCTCGCTGCGCGTCTCGCTCACGGCCGCCTCGCCGGCGCGGCGCGCCACGCACACCGGCGGCTTCCTGTTTACGCACGCCGGCTACAGCGGTCCGTCGGTGCTCAACGTGTCGCACGTCGTGGTGCGCGCTCGTGCCGAGGCCGGGCGCGGAGAGTCACCCGCCGCCGACGTGCGGGTGCAGTGGACGGCACACGACGACGCGGCATGGCAGACGCTGCTGCAACCGCACGGCGCACGGCAGCTGTCCACGGTGATCCGCCAGGAGCTTCCCGACCGCCTGGCCGATGTGCTCATGGCCCAGGCCGCGGTGGAACCCACCCGCAAGCTGGCCGAGCTCACGCGCGATGAGCGCCGCCGCATGATTGACGTGCTGGTGCGCGGGGCGCTCCCGTGGCACGGCGACGAGGGGTACAAGAAGGCCGAGGTGACGGGCGGCGGCGTGGCGTTGTCGGAGATCCACCCGGTGACCATGGAGAGTCGGCGCCACCCGGGGCTCTACCTGTGCGGCGAAGTGCTCGATGCCTTCGGCCCTATTGGCGGCTATAACTTTCTGTGGGCATGGGCCACCGGGCGGGCGGCGGGCATGGCGGCCGCCAACTGA